The DNA region TACGGGGAGACCTTCATGCGAAACGCGTAGCCCTTTCTCAAGTCCCGAACAGAAGCGCCATCGCAAAACTGTTCAATGAGATAGCGCCGAGATTTTCCGGGAGGAACGGAGGATATCTCAGACTGGTTCAGACAAGAACCAGGGTGAATGACGGTGCGCCGATGGCGGTCCTTGAGTTTATCGATTATGAGGAGATAAGGTCAAAGAAAGAGGAACCGAAGAAGGAAGAGCCGAAGAAGGCGGAATCGAAGGCTAAGGCGGAATCGAAGCCAACAGAAGCAAAGGAAAAGAAA from Thermodesulfovibrionales bacterium includes:
- the rplQ gene encoding 50S ribosomal protein L17, with the protein product MRHRVSGRLFGRTANQRKALLKGLMASLFEHQRIETTLAKAKEVKKLAERVVTLGIRGDLHAKRVALSQVPNRSAIAKLFNEIAPRFSGRNGGYLRLVQTRTRVNDGAPMAVLEFIDYEEIRSKKEEPKKEEPKKAESKAKAESKPTEAKEKKPARARKKKEGE